The Lytechinus pictus isolate F3 Inbred chromosome 15, Lp3.0, whole genome shotgun sequence genome contains a region encoding:
- the LOC129277240 gene encoding uncharacterized protein LOC129277240 — protein MEGSCYYFSENESDFDSSAAACEELGMHLVYIGSADEQEVLKENLPRENQDYWIGLAPVTWLDGSGLTYSNFADHKDTFKRNGRCFNLDPGESYQWRDDDCSDDHRHRYICEKEEIQPTSTQQTAPITTTTTPASTALTSTTTHQTMSSRVSSSTTGSTMSSSTQFIVTSETGQGSTHSFLSTDAIPETAATLTTETAATATCQSLVRGRDGGRKGYRTFQPLARNVALTDGYVLSSYMGSSLIECSQFCLADQGCSCYTFVAEEGVCQLGQDCPNLSIHAWKKQQGTIAYSELKEGRGCF, from the exons ATGGAAGGGTCGTGCTATTACTTCTCAGAAAACGAGTCAGACTTCGACTCATCCGCAGCAGCATGTGAGGAACTAGGAATGCACTTAGTCTACATCGGATCGGCAGATGAGCAGGAAGTTCTGAAGGAGAACCTACCCCGTGAAAACCAGGATTATTGGATCGGATTGGCACCAGTCACCTGGTTGGATGGCTCGGGATTGACTTACTCCAACTTTGCCGATCATAAGGACACTTTCAAGCGTAACGGGAGGTGTTTCAATCTAGATCCAGGAGAGTCTTATCAGTGGCGAGATGATGACTGTTCCGATGACCATCGTCACAGGTACATCTGTGAGAAAGAAG AAATTCAACCAACCTCTACACAGCAAACAGCACCaataaccaccaccaccacccctgCAAGTACTGCCCTAACCAGTACTACAACTCATCAAACAATGTCATCAAGAGTGTCAAGTTCCACCACCGGGTCTACCATGAGTAGTTCAACACAATTTATAGTTACCAGTGAGACGGGGCAAGGGTCAACTCATTCCTTTCTTTCAACTGATGCAATTCCGGAAACAGCGGCGACACTCACAACAGAGACAGCAGCAACTGCTACCTGTCAATCTCTGGTCAGAG GTCGCGATGGTGGCCGCAAGGGCTACAGAACATTCCAACCACTTGCCCGGAACGTTGCCCTAACCGATGGCTATGTTCTGTCATCGTACATGGGTTCATCCCTTATCGAATGCAGCCAGTTCTGCCTTGCTGATCAAGGTTGCTCATGTTATACTTTCGTCGCCGAAGAGGGCGTTTGTCAGCTTGGTCAGGATTGCCCGAATCTGTCGATACATGCTTGGAAAAAACAGCAAGGAACTATAGCCTATTCAGAGCTCAAAGAAGGCCGCGGATGTTTCTAG